Proteins from a single region of Hordeum vulgare subsp. vulgare chromosome 6H, MorexV3_pseudomolecules_assembly, whole genome shotgun sequence:
- the LOC123403253 gene encoding uncharacterized protein LOC123403253 yields MSSTSCLAPLAPRLPCARVRLPPPSAAAERPSLRFKPRGAAPTKGWRLVHLSCFRQEQDVSTTSDDGTGFKYNEQAEISGDPDLEEDGRSPNTDDQNYVNGDWFVRAQKIKENLQETIFRFWNGRWAVPWTGQTIAQVMFLWIATFWLVGSWIVPFLAHAAGFSKETLTHRGQALYSLVTDITEGLAGIAILHQCLGRFRPLPPGWFEFKLKGRWHWDVALGCLLFPLVNLLSHINISLVHMSSGPVAGVSSVEQSIVARDPVAMALYAVVVTVCAPIWEEIVFRGFLLPSLTRYMPLPWSILLSAAAFALAHFNVQRVLPLIFLGVVMGGVFARSRNLLASMVLHSLWNGFVFLDLMK; encoded by the exons ATGTCGTCCACCTCCTGCCTAGCCCCTCTCGCTCCGCGGCTCCCCTGCGCTAGGGTTAGGCTCCCacctccctccgccgccgccgagagGCCATCACTCAGATTTAAGCCTCGCGGGGCTGCTCCCACTAAG GGATGGAGGCTGGTTCACCTCTCGTGCTTCAGGCAGGAGCAAGACGTGTCAACAACATCTGATGATGGCACTGGCTTCAAGTACAATGAGCAGGCAGAGATCTCAGGGGACCCTGATCTGGAGGAAGACGGTCGAAGCCCCAACACAGATGATCAGAATTATGTAAATGGAGACTGGTTTGTTAGGGCGCAGAAG ATAAAGGAAAATCTACAGGAAACAATATTCAGATTTTGGAACGGGCGCTGGGCGGTACCTTGGACTGGACAAACAATTGCCCAG GTCATGTTTTTGTGGATTGCGACATTTTGGCTTGTGGGTTCCTGGATAGTGCCATTCTTGGCTCATGCTGCTGGCTTTAGCAAGGAAACACTGACACACAGAGGACAAGCATTATATAGCCTCGTGACGGACATAACTGAAGGCCTTGCTGGGATTGCTATCCTTCACCAGTGCCTTGGTAGATTCCGCCCTCTTCCTCCAGGCTGGTTTGAGTTCAAATTAAAGGGCAGATGGCATTGGGATGTAGCGTTGGGGTGCCTGTTATTCCCACTGGTCAATTTGCTTTCTCACATCAACATCAGCCTAGTTCATATGTCATCAGGGCCAGTCGCCGGGGTGTCAAGTGTAGAGCAATCCATTGTGGCCCGTGACCCGGTGGCAATGGCCTTGTATGCCGTGGTAGTCACTGTATGTGCACCTATATGGGAAGAGATTGTATTCCGTGGTTTCCTTCTCCCATCTctaacacgatacatgcctcttCCATGGTCGATCTTGCTAAGTGCCGCGGCGTTTGCGCTGGCGCACTTCAACGTGCAAAGGGTGTTGCCGTTGATATTTCTCGGGGTTGTGATGGGAGGCGTATTTGCCAGATCACGCAACCTATTGGCATCAATGGTGCTTCATAGCCTTTGGAACGGTTTTGTATTCCTGGATTTGATGAAGTGA